One genomic segment of Macadamia integrifolia cultivar HAES 741 unplaced genomic scaffold, SCU_Mint_v3 scaffold1981, whole genome shotgun sequence includes these proteins:
- the LOC122065352 gene encoding uncharacterized protein LOC122065352 — translation MQQRKAALGRPSGTDGSDFSYRMVVDPRYTKVAQGKSRLYVLIVIQAVVQLIGVVFAFLLASEKKVPNSLAVSSIASGFISVIVGEL, via the exons ATGCAACAGAGAAAAGCTGCACTAGGACGGCCGTCCGGCACCGATGGATCGGATTTCTCTTACCGCATGGTTGTGGATCCCA GGTATACGAAAGTTGCTCAGGGGAAGTCTCGACTCTATGTGTTGATCGTCATTCAG GCTGTCGTTCAACTGATTGGAGTGGTTTTTGCATTTTTACTTGCATCAGAGAAGAAGGTTCCAAACAGTCTTGCCGTTTCATCTATAGCAAGTGGTTTCATTTCTGTCATCGTTGGAGAATTAG